A single region of the Peromyscus eremicus chromosome 16_21, PerEre_H2_v1, whole genome shotgun sequence genome encodes:
- the LOC131926184 gene encoding alpha-enolase-like has translation MPQAQPAPNDPASGPPPPGCAGQADTSVTLFFWSDSTRSQCQHKEHEGRAPKARSGRGFPNSGRCRSGRRLEQLGSRVARTSLLNALQGVCRNICSFPAQQPGCKKQTMSILKIHAREIFDSRGNPTVEVDLCTSKGLFRAAVPSGASTGIYEALELRDNDKTRYMGKGVSKAVEHINKTIAPALVSKKLSVVEQEKIDKLMIEMDGTENKSKFGANAILGVSLAVCKAGAAEKGVPLYRHIADLAGNPEVILPVPAFNVINGGSHAGNKLAMQEFMILPVGASSFREAMRIGAEVYHNLKNVIKEKYGKDATNVGDEGGFAPNILENKEALELLKNAIGKAGYTDQVVIGMDVAASEFFRSGKYDLDFKSPDDASRYITPDQLADLYKSFIQGYPVVSIEDPFDQDDWEAWKKFTASSGIQVVGDDLTVTNPKRIAKAVSEKSCNCLLLKVNQIGSVTESLQACKLAQSNGWGVMVSHRSGETEDTFIADLVVGLCTGQIKTGAPCRSERLAKYNQILRIEEELGSKAKFAGRCFRNPLAK, from the coding sequence ATGCCACAGGCCCAGCCAGCACCGAATGACCCCGCCTCCGGGCCACCGCCCCCAGGCTGTGCGGGCCAAGCGGACACCTCAGTCACGCTCTTCTTCTGGAGTGATAGCACGCGGAGCCAATGCCAACACAAGGAGCACGAAGGGCGGGCCCCAAAGGCGAGAAGTGGGCGGGGGTTCCCGAACAGCGGACGCTGTCGAAGTGGGAGGCGCTTAGAGCAGCTCGGGAGCAGGGTCGCGCGCACGTCTCTCCTAAACGCTCTCCAGGGTGTTTGCAGAAACATCTGTTCGTTTCCTGCACAGCAACCCGGCTGCAAGAAACAAACCATGTCTATTCTCAAGATCCATGCCCGAGAGATCTTTGACTCCCGTGGGAACCCCACTGTTGAGGTTGACCTCTGCACCTCAAAAGGTCTCTTCCGAGCTGCCGTGCCCAGTGGTGCCTCCACAGGCATCTATGAGGCCCTAGAACTCCGTGACAATGATAAGACTCGCTACATGGGGAAGGGTGTCTCAAAGGCTGTTGAGCACATCAATAAAACTATCGCACCTGCTCTGGTTAGCAAGAAACTGAGTGTTGTGGAACAAGAGAAGATCGACAAACTGATGATTGAGATGGATGGCACTGAAAATAAATCCAAATTTGGTGCAAACGCCATCCTGGGAGTGTCCCTGGCTGTCTGTAAAGCTGGTGCCGCAGAAAAGGGAGTACCCCTTTACCGTCACATCGCTGACTTGGCTGGCAACCCTGAAGTCATCCTGCCGGTTCCAGCTTTCAATGTGATCAACGGCGGTTCTCATGCTGGCAACAAGCTGGCCATGCAGGAGTTCATGATCCTCCCCGTGGGGGCGTCCAGTTTCCGGGAAGCCATGCGCATTGGGGCAGAGGTTTATCACAACCTGAAGAATGTCATCAAGGAGAAATACGGGAAGGATGCCACCAATGTGGGTGATGAGGGCGGGTTTGCACCCAACATCCTGGAGAACAAAGAAGCCCTGGAGCTGCTGAAGAACGCAATTGGGAAGGCCGGCTACACCGACCAGGTTGTCATCGGCATGGACGTGGCTGCCTCTGAGTTCTTCCGGTCTGGCAAGTATGACCTGGACTTCAAATCTCCTgatgatgccagcaggtacatcACGCCCGACCAGCTGGCTGACCTGTATAAGTCCTTCATCCAGGGCTATCCAGTGGTGTCCATCGAAGACCCCTTCGACCAGGATGATTGGGAGGCCTGGAAGAAGTTCacagccagttcaggcatccagGTGGTTGGGGATGATCTCACAGTAACCAACCCTAAGAGGATTGCCAAGGCTGTGAGTGAGAAGTCCTGCAACTGCCTCCTGCTCAAAGTGAACCAGATTGGCTCTGTGACCGAGTCTCTGCAGGCGTGTAAGCTGGCCCAGTCCAATGGTTGGGGCGTCATGGTGTCCCATCGCTCTGGGGAGACTGAGGATACTTTCATCGCTGACCTGGTGGTGGGACTCTGCACTGGGCAGATCAAGACTGGTGCCCCATGCCGATCTGAGCGCCTGGCCAAGTACAATCAGATCCTTAGAATCGAGGAAGAGCTGGGCTCCAAGGCCAAGTTTGCCGGCAGGTGCTTCAGGAACCCCCTGGCCAAATAA